In Odontesthes bonariensis isolate fOdoBon6 chromosome 9, fOdoBon6.hap1, whole genome shotgun sequence, the following proteins share a genomic window:
- the mrpl28 gene encoding large ribosomal subunit protein bL28m — protein sequence MPLHKYPPKIWEALKLKQGIYSRLPKHYLKSLEPKEPTPVHWRPLGVQYRANPKTGMKQRVQDIPIPIYYPPQSQDGLWSGEGWVQGFRYANNDKMSNRVKKTWKPQLLKRELYSEILDHKFTITVTARTMDLIDAAFGFDFYILNTPKEDLNSKLGMDLKRAMLLRLARKDTELYPDDPVKKESVYNKYKQFEIPEEEAEWMGLSLDEAVEKQRQLEHTEPEPQFKVCVDKLVQELQMIKLMEPHLIEKK from the exons ATGCCTCTCCATAAATACCCGCCCAAAATCTGGGAGGCCCTGAAACTGAAGCAGGGCATCTACTCCCGCCTCCCTAAACACTACCTCAAGTCCCTTGAGCCCAAAGAGCCCACACCTGTACACTGGAGGCCCTTGGGAGTCCAGTACCGAGCTAACCCGAAGACAGGGATGAAGCAGCGGGTGCAGGACATCCCGATCCCCATCTACTATCCTCCACAGTCCCAGGACGGCCTGTGGAGTGGAGAGGGCTGGGTTCAGGGCTTCAGATATGCAAACAATGACAAA ATGTCCAATCGAGTGAAGAAGACCTGGAAACCACAGCTGCTCAAGAGAGAGCTGTACAGCGAAATCCTCGATCACAAGTTCACCATCACCGTCACAGCTCGCACTATGGACCTCATCGATGCCGCCTTCGGATTCGATTTTTATATCCTGAAT ACACCAAAAGAGGACCTGAACTCCAAACTGGGGATGGACCTGAAGAGGGCAATGCTGCTTCGCCTGGCACGCAAAGACACAGAGCTGTACCCCGACGACCCCGTCAAAAAGGAGAGCGTCTACAACAAGTACAAG CAGTTTGAGATTCCAGAGGAGGAGGCCGAGTGGATGGGTCTGAGTCTGGACGAGGCCGTGGAGAAACAGAGGCAGCTGGAGCACACG GAGCCTGAGCCTCAGTTTAAGGTCTGTGTGGACAAGCTGGTGCAGGAGCTCCAGATGATTAAACTGATGGAGCCGCATCTTATAGAGAAGAAGTGA